Proteins encoded within one genomic window of Cyprinus carpio isolate SPL01 chromosome B22, ASM1834038v1, whole genome shotgun sequence:
- the glsa gene encoding glutaminase a isoform X2, producing MLQFRFSSALKECCKPSLRRLWKNSNVTDNTAAAGGGGCASSHRRSLCMQTDATNEKKAGILPSLEDLLFYTIAEGQEKIPAHKFTTALKATGLLTGDPRLKECMEMLKVTMKTTSDGALDRHLFKKCVQSNIVLLTQAFRKKFVIPDFKSFTSHIDQIYESAKSLSGGQVADYIPQLAKFSSNLWGVALCTVDGQRYTAGETKVPFCLQSCVKPLKYAIAVHDHGTEYVHRFIGKEPSGLRFNKLFLNEEDKPHNPMVNAGAIVCTSLLKQGVSNAEKFDYVMNFMNKLAGNEYVGFSNATFQSERLSGDRNFAIGYYLKEKKCFPEGTDMISILDLYFQLCSIEVTCESASVMAATLANGGFCPITGERVLNPEAVRDTLSLMHSCGMYDFSGQFAFHVGLPAKSGVSGGILLVVPNVMGIMCWSPPLDKLGNSVRGIQFCTDLVQLCNFHNYDNLRHFAKKLDPRREGGDQRVKSVINLLFAAYTGDVSALRRFALSSMDMEQRDYDSRTALHVAAAEGHTEVVRFLLEACKVNPVPKDRWGNTPMDEAIHFGHHDVVTILQDYHNTYSPKETTTNSDKETAEKNLDGML from the exons ATGTTACAGTTTAGGTTCTCGAGCGCGTTAAAGGAGTGTTGCAAGCCCAGTCTAAGGCGCCTTTGGAAAAATAGTAACGTTACAGATAACACAGCCGCCGCCGGAGGAGGAGGATGCGCGTCTTCACACAGAAGATCCCTGTGCATGCAGACAGATGCGACCAACGAGAA GAAGGCAGGCATTTTGCCCAGCCTGGAAGATCTGCTGTTTTACACCATTGCAGAGGGCCAGGAGAAAATTCCAGCTCACAAATTTACCACG gcGCTGAAAGCCACAGGTCTGCTTACGGGAGACCCTCGTCTTAAGGAGTGTATGGAGATGTTAAAAGTCACCATGAAGACCACATCAGATGGTGCTCTGGATCGACATCTcttcaaaaa GTGTGTGCAAAGCAACATTGTGTTGCTAACACAGGCATTCCGGAAAAAGTTTGTCATTCCTGACTTTAAGTCATTCACCTCTCACATCGATCAAATTTATGAGAGCGCTAAATCACTGTCGGGTGGCCAG gtGGCAGATTACATTCCTCAGCTAGCAAAATTTAGCTCTAATCTCTGGGGCGTTGCACTGTGCACTGTAGATGGCCAACG GTACACTGCGGGTGAAACGAAAGTTCCATTTTGTCTACAATCGTGTGTGAAGCCATTAAAATACGCAATTGCTGTTCACGATCACGGCACTGAATATGTGCACCGATTTATAGGGAAGGAACCCAGCGGTCTTCGTTTCAACAAACTCTTTCTTAATGAAGAAG ATAAACCTCATAATCCCATGGTAAACGCTGGCGCCATAGTTTGCACTTCTCTCCTCAAG CAAGGTGTAAGCAACGCTGAGAAGTTTGACTAT GTGATGAACTTTATGAATAAGTTGGCAGGAAATGAATATGTTGGTTTCAGCAATGCTAC GTTTCAGTCAGAGCGACTGTCAGGTGACAGAAACTTTGCCATTGGTTACTACTTGAAGGAAAAGAAG TGTTTCCCAGAGGGTACAGATATGATCTCCATCCTGGACCTTTACTTCCAG ctGTGCTCCATTGAGGTAACGTGCGAAAGTGCCAGTGTGATGGCAGCTACCCTGGCGAACGGCGGCTTCTGTCCAATCACGGGCGAGCGTGTGCTGAATCCCGAGGCTGTACGGGACACTCTAAGTCTCATGCACTCCTGCGGCATGTACGACTTCTCCGGACAGTTCGCTTTCCAT GTTGGTCTCCCGGCTAAATCAGGTGTTTCTGGAGGCATCCTGCTGGTGGTCCCCAATGTGATGGGCATTATGTGTTGGTCTCCTCCTCTTGATAAATTGGGCAATAGTGTGCGAGGAATCCAGTTTTGCACg GATCTGGTCCAGCTCTGTAATTTCCACAACTATGATAATTTACGGCATTTTGCCAAGAAATTGGATCCACGCCGAGAGGGCGGAGACCAGCGG GTCAAGTCGGTTATCAACCTGCTGTTTGCGGCCTACACAGGAGACGTGTCAGCTCTGAGAAG GTTTGCACTCTCGTCGATGGATATGGAGCAGAGAGATTACGACTCTCGGACAGCCCTTCATGTAGCTGCTGCTGAAG gTCACACTGAGGTTGTACGGTTTCTTCTAGAAGCTTGTAAGGTGAACCCAGTGCCCAAAGATAG GTGGGGTAACACTCCCATGGATGAGGCCATTCATTTCGGCCATCACGATGTTGTAACAATCCTGCAGGACTATCACAACACCTATAGCCCCAAGGAGACCACTACCAACAGCGACAAGGAGACGGCCGAGAAGAACCTGGACGGGATGCTGTAG
- the glsa gene encoding glutaminase a isoform X1, with protein sequence MLQFRFSSALKECCKPSLRRLWKNSNVTDNTAAAGGGGCASSHRRSLCMQTDATNEKRRKAGILPSLEDLLFYTIAEGQEKIPAHKFTTALKATGLLTGDPRLKECMEMLKVTMKTTSDGALDRHLFKKCVQSNIVLLTQAFRKKFVIPDFKSFTSHIDQIYESAKSLSGGQVADYIPQLAKFSSNLWGVALCTVDGQRYTAGETKVPFCLQSCVKPLKYAIAVHDHGTEYVHRFIGKEPSGLRFNKLFLNEEDKPHNPMVNAGAIVCTSLLKQGVSNAEKFDYVMNFMNKLAGNEYVGFSNATFQSERLSGDRNFAIGYYLKEKKCFPEGTDMISILDLYFQLCSIEVTCESASVMAATLANGGFCPITGERVLNPEAVRDTLSLMHSCGMYDFSGQFAFHVGLPAKSGVSGGILLVVPNVMGIMCWSPPLDKLGNSVRGIQFCTDLVQLCNFHNYDNLRHFAKKLDPRREGGDQRVKSVINLLFAAYTGDVSALRRFALSSMDMEQRDYDSRTALHVAAAEGHTEVVRFLLEACKVNPVPKDRWGNTPMDEAIHFGHHDVVTILQDYHNTYSPKETTTNSDKETAEKNLDGML encoded by the exons ATGTTACAGTTTAGGTTCTCGAGCGCGTTAAAGGAGTGTTGCAAGCCCAGTCTAAGGCGCCTTTGGAAAAATAGTAACGTTACAGATAACACAGCCGCCGCCGGAGGAGGAGGATGCGCGTCTTCACACAGAAGATCCCTGTGCATGCAGACAGATGCGACCAACGAGAA GAGAAGGAAGGCAGGCATTTTGCCCAGCCTGGAAGATCTGCTGTTTTACACCATTGCAGAGGGCCAGGAGAAAATTCCAGCTCACAAATTTACCACG gcGCTGAAAGCCACAGGTCTGCTTACGGGAGACCCTCGTCTTAAGGAGTGTATGGAGATGTTAAAAGTCACCATGAAGACCACATCAGATGGTGCTCTGGATCGACATCTcttcaaaaa GTGTGTGCAAAGCAACATTGTGTTGCTAACACAGGCATTCCGGAAAAAGTTTGTCATTCCTGACTTTAAGTCATTCACCTCTCACATCGATCAAATTTATGAGAGCGCTAAATCACTGTCGGGTGGCCAG gtGGCAGATTACATTCCTCAGCTAGCAAAATTTAGCTCTAATCTCTGGGGCGTTGCACTGTGCACTGTAGATGGCCAACG GTACACTGCGGGTGAAACGAAAGTTCCATTTTGTCTACAATCGTGTGTGAAGCCATTAAAATACGCAATTGCTGTTCACGATCACGGCACTGAATATGTGCACCGATTTATAGGGAAGGAACCCAGCGGTCTTCGTTTCAACAAACTCTTTCTTAATGAAGAAG ATAAACCTCATAATCCCATGGTAAACGCTGGCGCCATAGTTTGCACTTCTCTCCTCAAG CAAGGTGTAAGCAACGCTGAGAAGTTTGACTAT GTGATGAACTTTATGAATAAGTTGGCAGGAAATGAATATGTTGGTTTCAGCAATGCTAC GTTTCAGTCAGAGCGACTGTCAGGTGACAGAAACTTTGCCATTGGTTACTACTTGAAGGAAAAGAAG TGTTTCCCAGAGGGTACAGATATGATCTCCATCCTGGACCTTTACTTCCAG ctGTGCTCCATTGAGGTAACGTGCGAAAGTGCCAGTGTGATGGCAGCTACCCTGGCGAACGGCGGCTTCTGTCCAATCACGGGCGAGCGTGTGCTGAATCCCGAGGCTGTACGGGACACTCTAAGTCTCATGCACTCCTGCGGCATGTACGACTTCTCCGGACAGTTCGCTTTCCAT GTTGGTCTCCCGGCTAAATCAGGTGTTTCTGGAGGCATCCTGCTGGTGGTCCCCAATGTGATGGGCATTATGTGTTGGTCTCCTCCTCTTGATAAATTGGGCAATAGTGTGCGAGGAATCCAGTTTTGCACg GATCTGGTCCAGCTCTGTAATTTCCACAACTATGATAATTTACGGCATTTTGCCAAGAAATTGGATCCACGCCGAGAGGGCGGAGACCAGCGG GTCAAGTCGGTTATCAACCTGCTGTTTGCGGCCTACACAGGAGACGTGTCAGCTCTGAGAAG GTTTGCACTCTCGTCGATGGATATGGAGCAGAGAGATTACGACTCTCGGACAGCCCTTCATGTAGCTGCTGCTGAAG gTCACACTGAGGTTGTACGGTTTCTTCTAGAAGCTTGTAAGGTGAACCCAGTGCCCAAAGATAG GTGGGGTAACACTCCCATGGATGAGGCCATTCATTTCGGCCATCACGATGTTGTAACAATCCTGCAGGACTATCACAACACCTATAGCCCCAAGGAGACCACTACCAACAGCGACAAGGAGACGGCCGAGAAGAACCTGGACGGGATGCTGTAG
- the glsa gene encoding glutaminase a isoform X4: MTLQGVSNAEKFDYVMNFMNKLAGNEYVGFSNATFQSERLSGDRNFAIGYYLKEKKCFPEGTDMISILDLYFQLCSIEVTCESASVMAATLANGGFCPITGERVLNPEAVRDTLSLMHSCGMYDFSGQFAFHVGLPAKSGVSGGILLVVPNVMGIMCWSPPLDKLGNSVRGIQFCTDLVQLCNFHNYDNLRHFAKKLDPRREGGDQRVKSVINLLFAAYTGDVSALRRFALSSMDMEQRDYDSRTALHVAAAEGHTEVVRFLLEACKVNPVPKDRWGNTPMDEAIHFGHHDVVTILQDYHNTYSPKETTTNSDKETAEKNLDGML; the protein is encoded by the exons ATGACGTTG CAAGGTGTAAGCAACGCTGAGAAGTTTGACTAT GTGATGAACTTTATGAATAAGTTGGCAGGAAATGAATATGTTGGTTTCAGCAATGCTAC GTTTCAGTCAGAGCGACTGTCAGGTGACAGAAACTTTGCCATTGGTTACTACTTGAAGGAAAAGAAG TGTTTCCCAGAGGGTACAGATATGATCTCCATCCTGGACCTTTACTTCCAG ctGTGCTCCATTGAGGTAACGTGCGAAAGTGCCAGTGTGATGGCAGCTACCCTGGCGAACGGCGGCTTCTGTCCAATCACGGGCGAGCGTGTGCTGAATCCCGAGGCTGTACGGGACACTCTAAGTCTCATGCACTCCTGCGGCATGTACGACTTCTCCGGACAGTTCGCTTTCCAT GTTGGTCTCCCGGCTAAATCAGGTGTTTCTGGAGGCATCCTGCTGGTGGTCCCCAATGTGATGGGCATTATGTGTTGGTCTCCTCCTCTTGATAAATTGGGCAATAGTGTGCGAGGAATCCAGTTTTGCACg GATCTGGTCCAGCTCTGTAATTTCCACAACTATGATAATTTACGGCATTTTGCCAAGAAATTGGATCCACGCCGAGAGGGCGGAGACCAGCGG GTCAAGTCGGTTATCAACCTGCTGTTTGCGGCCTACACAGGAGACGTGTCAGCTCTGAGAAG GTTTGCACTCTCGTCGATGGATATGGAGCAGAGAGATTACGACTCTCGGACAGCCCTTCATGTAGCTGCTGCTGAAG gTCACACTGAGGTTGTACGGTTTCTTCTAGAAGCTTGTAAGGTGAACCCAGTGCCCAAAGATAG GTGGGGTAACACTCCCATGGATGAGGCCATTCATTTCGGCCATCACGATGTTGTAACAATCCTGCAGGACTATCACAACACCTATAGCCCCAAGGAGACCACTACCAACAGCGACAAGGAGACGGCCGAGAAGAACCTGGACGGGATGCTGTAG
- the glsa gene encoding glutaminase a isoform X3 — translation MLQFRFSSALKECCKPSLRRLWKNSNVTDNTAAAGGGGCASSHRRSLCMQTDATNEKRRKAGILPSLEDLLFYTIAEGQEKIPAHKFTTALKATGLLTGDPRLKECMEMLKVTMKTTSDGALDRHLFKKCVQSNIVLLTQAFRKKFVIPDFKSFTSHIDQIYESAKSLSGGQVADYIPQLAKFSSNLWGVALCTVDGQRYTAGETKVPFCLQSCVKPLKYAIAVHDHGTEYVHRFIGKEPSGLRFNKLFLNEEDKPHNPMVNAGAIVCTSLLKQGVSNAEKFDYVMNFMNKLAGNEYVGFSNATFQSERLSGDRNFAIGYYLKEKKCFPEGTDMISILDLYFQLCSIEVTCESASVMAATLANGGFCPITGERVLNPEAVRDTLSLMHSCGMYDFSGQFAFHVGLPAKSGVSGGILLVVPNVMGIMCWSPPLDKLGNSVRGIQFCTDLVQLCNFHNYDNLRHFAKKLDPRREGGDQRQQQNLEPLDYTSLQKELALTDNVWKKVCPSETDEDNSTTVVYRKESVAERN, via the exons ATGTTACAGTTTAGGTTCTCGAGCGCGTTAAAGGAGTGTTGCAAGCCCAGTCTAAGGCGCCTTTGGAAAAATAGTAACGTTACAGATAACACAGCCGCCGCCGGAGGAGGAGGATGCGCGTCTTCACACAGAAGATCCCTGTGCATGCAGACAGATGCGACCAACGAGAA GAGAAGGAAGGCAGGCATTTTGCCCAGCCTGGAAGATCTGCTGTTTTACACCATTGCAGAGGGCCAGGAGAAAATTCCAGCTCACAAATTTACCACG gcGCTGAAAGCCACAGGTCTGCTTACGGGAGACCCTCGTCTTAAGGAGTGTATGGAGATGTTAAAAGTCACCATGAAGACCACATCAGATGGTGCTCTGGATCGACATCTcttcaaaaa GTGTGTGCAAAGCAACATTGTGTTGCTAACACAGGCATTCCGGAAAAAGTTTGTCATTCCTGACTTTAAGTCATTCACCTCTCACATCGATCAAATTTATGAGAGCGCTAAATCACTGTCGGGTGGCCAG gtGGCAGATTACATTCCTCAGCTAGCAAAATTTAGCTCTAATCTCTGGGGCGTTGCACTGTGCACTGTAGATGGCCAACG GTACACTGCGGGTGAAACGAAAGTTCCATTTTGTCTACAATCGTGTGTGAAGCCATTAAAATACGCAATTGCTGTTCACGATCACGGCACTGAATATGTGCACCGATTTATAGGGAAGGAACCCAGCGGTCTTCGTTTCAACAAACTCTTTCTTAATGAAGAAG ATAAACCTCATAATCCCATGGTAAACGCTGGCGCCATAGTTTGCACTTCTCTCCTCAAG CAAGGTGTAAGCAACGCTGAGAAGTTTGACTAT GTGATGAACTTTATGAATAAGTTGGCAGGAAATGAATATGTTGGTTTCAGCAATGCTAC GTTTCAGTCAGAGCGACTGTCAGGTGACAGAAACTTTGCCATTGGTTACTACTTGAAGGAAAAGAAG TGTTTCCCAGAGGGTACAGATATGATCTCCATCCTGGACCTTTACTTCCAG ctGTGCTCCATTGAGGTAACGTGCGAAAGTGCCAGTGTGATGGCAGCTACCCTGGCGAACGGCGGCTTCTGTCCAATCACGGGCGAGCGTGTGCTGAATCCCGAGGCTGTACGGGACACTCTAAGTCTCATGCACTCCTGCGGCATGTACGACTTCTCCGGACAGTTCGCTTTCCAT GTTGGTCTCCCGGCTAAATCAGGTGTTTCTGGAGGCATCCTGCTGGTGGTCCCCAATGTGATGGGCATTATGTGTTGGTCTCCTCCTCTTGATAAATTGGGCAATAGTGTGCGAGGAATCCAGTTTTGCACg GATCTGGTCCAGCTCTGTAATTTCCACAACTATGATAATTTACGGCATTTTGCCAAGAAATTGGATCCACGCCGAGAGGGCGGAGACCAGCGG cagcagcagaatcTCGAACCGCTGGACTATACGAGTCTTCAGAAGGAACTAGCACTCACTGACAATGTGTGGAAAAAGGTCTGTCCTTCCGAAACGGACGAAGACAATTCTACCACTGTAGTCTATAGGAAGGAAAGCGTGGCGGAAAGAAACTAG